One region of Corvus moneduloides isolate bCorMon1 chromosome 1, bCorMon1.pri, whole genome shotgun sequence genomic DNA includes:
- the CTNNB1 gene encoding catenin beta-1 isoform X1 → MATQADLMELDMAMEPDRKAAVSHWQQQSYLDSGIHSGATTTAPSLSGKGNPEEEDVDTTQVLYEWEQGFSQSFTQEQVADIDGQYAMTRAQRVRAAMFPETLDEGMQIPSTQFDAAHPTNVQRLAEPSQMLKHAVVNLINYQDDAELATRAIPELTKLLNDEDQVVVNKAAVMVHQLSKKEASRHAIMRSPQMVSAIVRTMQNTNDVETARCTAGTLHNLSHHREGLLAIFKSGGIPALVKMLGSPVDSVLFYAITTLHNLLLHQEGAKMAVRLAGGLQKMVALLNKTNVKFLAITTDCLQILAYGNQESKLIILASGGPQALVNIMRTYTYEKLLWTTSRVLKVLSVCSSNKPAIVEAGGMQALGLHLTDPSQRLVQNCLWTLRNLSDAATKQEGMEGLLGTLVQLLGSDDINVVTCAAGILSNLTCNNYKNKMMVCQVGGIEALVRTVLRAGDREDITEPAICALRHLTSRHQEAEMAQNAVRLHYGLPVVVKLLHPPSHWPLIKATVGLIRNLALCPANHAPLREQGAIPRLVQLLVRAHQDTQRRTSMGGTQQQFVEGVRMEEIVEGCTGALHILARDVHNRIVIRGLNTIPLFVQLLYSPIENIQRVAAGVLCELAQDKEAAEAIEAEGATAPLTELLHSRNEGVATYAAAVLFRMSEDKPQDYKKRLSVELTSSLFRTEPMAWNETADLGLDIGAQGEPLGYRPDDPSYRSFHSGGYGQDALGMDPMMEHEMGGHHPGADYPVDGLPDLGHAQDLMDGLPPGDSNQLAWFDTDL, encoded by the exons ATGGCAACTCAAG CTGACTTGATGGAGCTGGATATGGCAATGGAGccagacagaaaagcagcagtcagTCATTGGCAACAGCAGTCATATCTGGACTCTGGTATCCATTCTGGTGCCACAACAACTGCTCCCTCCTTGAGTGGCAAGGGAAATCCTGAAGAAGAAGATGTGGACACAACACAAGTGCTGTACGAGTGGGAGCAGGGGTTCTCTCAGTCCTTCACCCAGGAGCAAGTTGCAG ATATTGATGGCCAGTATGCAATGACTAGAGCTCAGAGGGTGCGTGCAGCTATGTTCCCTGAAACACTGGATGAAGGAATGCAAATCCCCTCCACGCAGTTTGATGCAGCTCATCCAACTAATGTGCAGCGCCTGGCTGAGCCATCCCAGATGTTAAAACATGCTGTTGTTAATTTGATAAACTACCAAGATGATGCTGAACTTGCAACTCGTGCAATCCCAGAACTGACCAAACTGTTGAACGATGAGGACCAG GTGGTGGTGAACAAGGCTGCAGTTATGGTTCATCAGCTGTCCAAAAAGGAAGCGTCCCGCCATGCCATTATGAGATCTCCTCAGATGGTGTCTGCCATTGTACGTACCATGCAAAACACAAACGACGTGGAGACAGCCCGGTGTACTGCAGGGACGCTACACAACCTCTCACATCACCGTGAAGGCTTGCTGGCAATCTTCAAATCAGGAGGCATCCCTGCTTTGGTTAAAATGCTGGG GTCCCCGGTGGACTCTGTGCTGTTCTATGCCATTACAACTCTTCACAATCTCCTGTTACATCAGGAAGGAGCCAAGATGGCTGTCCGTCTCGCTGGTGGGCTGCAGAAAATGGTGGCTTTGCTCAACAAGACAAATGTCAAATTCTTGGCCATCACAACAGACTGCCTTCAGATTTTAGCGTATGGCAATCAAGAAAGTAAG CTGATTATTCTGGCAAGTGGTGGACCCCAGGCTTTAGTAAACATAATGAGGACCTATACTTATGAGAAACTATTGTGGACCACAAGTAGGGTGCTGAAGGTGTTGTCAGTCTGCTCCAGCAACAAACCTGCTATTGTTGAGGCTG GTGGGATGCAAGCTTTGGGGCTCCACCTCACAGATCCAAGCCAGCGTCTTGTCCAGAACTGTCTCTGGACTCTGAGAAATCTGTCAGATGCTGCAACAAAGCAG GAGGGCATGGAAGGCCTTCTAGGAACTCTAGTTCAGCTTTTAGGATCAGATGATATTAATGTTGTGACTTGTGCTGCTGGCATCCTTTCTAACCTTACCTGCAACAACTACAAGAACAAGATGATGGTGTGCCAGGTTGGTGGCATCGAGGCTCTCGTGCGCACAGTTCTCCGGGCTGGAGACAGGGAAGACATCACGGAACCCGCAATCTGTGCGCTCCGTCACCTCACCAGCAGACACCAAGAGGCAGAGATGGCTCAAAATGCAGTTCGCCTCCATTATGGACTCCCAGTGGTGGTAAAGCTGTTGCATCCACCCTCACACTGGCCTTTGATCAAG GCTACTGTTGGCTTGATCCGCAACCTGGCTCTGTGTCCTGCAAACCATGCCCCGCTGCGTGAACAAGGTGCTATTCCAAGGCTAGTGCAGTTGCTGGTTAGAGCACACCAGGATACCCAGCGACGCACTTCCATGGGTGGGACACAACAGCAGTTTGTG GAGGGTGTGCGCATGGAAGAAATCGTCGAGGGTTGCACTGGAGCCCTGCACATTCTTGCACGTGATGTTCATAATCGAATCGTAATCAGGGGTCTAAATACCATTCCACTGTTTGTGCAG TTGTTGTACTCTCCCATCGAGAATATCCAGAGAGTAGCTGCTGGTGTGCTTTGTGAACTGGCTCAAGACAAGGAGGCAGCTGAAGCAATCGAAGCTGAAGGTGCAACTGCTCCTTTAACAGAACTGCTTCATTCTAGGAATGAGGGTGTTG CAACCTAcgcagctgcagtgctgttcAGAATGTCTGAGGACAAACCACAGGACTATAAGAAGCGACTTTCGGTTGAATTGACAAGCTCCCTGTTCCGGACCGAGCCAATGGCTTGGAATGAG ACAGCGGATCTCGGACTGGATATTGGTGCCCAGGGAGAGCCTCTTGGATACCGCCCAGATG ATCCTAGCTACCGTTCTTTCCACTCTGGCGGATATGGTCAGGATGCCTTGGGTATGGACCCTATGATGGAACATGAAATGGGTGGCCACCACCCTGGTGCTGACTACCCAGTTGATGGTCTGCCAGATCTTGGCCATGCCCAGGATCTTATGGATGGGCTGCCTCCAGGTGACAGTAATCAGTTGGCCTGGTTCGATACTGACCTGTAA
- the CTNNB1 gene encoding catenin beta-1 isoform X2, which yields MATQADLMELDMAMEPDRKAAVSHWQQQSYLDSGIHSGATTTAPSLSGKGNPEEEDVDTTQVLYEWEQGFSQSFTQEQVADIDGQYAMTRAQRVRAAMFPETLDEGMQIPSTQFDAAHPTNVQRLAEPSQMLKHAVVNLINYQDDAELATRAIPELTKLLNDEDQVVVNKAAVMVHQLSKKEASRHAIMRSPQMVSAIVRTMQNTNDVETARCTAGTLHNLSHHREGLLAIFKSGGIPALVKMLGSPVDSVLFYAITTLHNLLLHQEGAKMAVRLAGGLQKMVALLNKTNVKFLAITTDCLQILAYGNQESKLIILASGGPQALVNIMRTYTYEKLLWTTSRVLKVLSVCSSNKPAIVEAGGMQALGLHLTDPSQRLVQNCLWTLRNLSDAATKQEGMEGLLGTLVQLLGSDDINVVTCAAGILSNLTCNNYKNKMMVCQVGGIEALVRTVLRAGDREDITEPAICALRHLTSRHQEAEMAQNAVRLHYGLPVVVKLLHPPSHWPLIKATVGLIRNLALCPANHAPLREQGAIPRLVQLLVRAHQDTQRRTSMGGTQQQFVEGVRMEEIVEGCTGALHILARDVHNRIVIRGLNTIPLFVQLLYSPIENIQRVAAGVLCELAQDKEAAEAIEAEGATAPLTELLHSRNEGVATYAAAVLFRMSEDKPQDYKKRLSVELTSSLFRTEPMAWNETADLGLDIGAQGEPLGYRPDAVSSE from the exons ATGGCAACTCAAG CTGACTTGATGGAGCTGGATATGGCAATGGAGccagacagaaaagcagcagtcagTCATTGGCAACAGCAGTCATATCTGGACTCTGGTATCCATTCTGGTGCCACAACAACTGCTCCCTCCTTGAGTGGCAAGGGAAATCCTGAAGAAGAAGATGTGGACACAACACAAGTGCTGTACGAGTGGGAGCAGGGGTTCTCTCAGTCCTTCACCCAGGAGCAAGTTGCAG ATATTGATGGCCAGTATGCAATGACTAGAGCTCAGAGGGTGCGTGCAGCTATGTTCCCTGAAACACTGGATGAAGGAATGCAAATCCCCTCCACGCAGTTTGATGCAGCTCATCCAACTAATGTGCAGCGCCTGGCTGAGCCATCCCAGATGTTAAAACATGCTGTTGTTAATTTGATAAACTACCAAGATGATGCTGAACTTGCAACTCGTGCAATCCCAGAACTGACCAAACTGTTGAACGATGAGGACCAG GTGGTGGTGAACAAGGCTGCAGTTATGGTTCATCAGCTGTCCAAAAAGGAAGCGTCCCGCCATGCCATTATGAGATCTCCTCAGATGGTGTCTGCCATTGTACGTACCATGCAAAACACAAACGACGTGGAGACAGCCCGGTGTACTGCAGGGACGCTACACAACCTCTCACATCACCGTGAAGGCTTGCTGGCAATCTTCAAATCAGGAGGCATCCCTGCTTTGGTTAAAATGCTGGG GTCCCCGGTGGACTCTGTGCTGTTCTATGCCATTACAACTCTTCACAATCTCCTGTTACATCAGGAAGGAGCCAAGATGGCTGTCCGTCTCGCTGGTGGGCTGCAGAAAATGGTGGCTTTGCTCAACAAGACAAATGTCAAATTCTTGGCCATCACAACAGACTGCCTTCAGATTTTAGCGTATGGCAATCAAGAAAGTAAG CTGATTATTCTGGCAAGTGGTGGACCCCAGGCTTTAGTAAACATAATGAGGACCTATACTTATGAGAAACTATTGTGGACCACAAGTAGGGTGCTGAAGGTGTTGTCAGTCTGCTCCAGCAACAAACCTGCTATTGTTGAGGCTG GTGGGATGCAAGCTTTGGGGCTCCACCTCACAGATCCAAGCCAGCGTCTTGTCCAGAACTGTCTCTGGACTCTGAGAAATCTGTCAGATGCTGCAACAAAGCAG GAGGGCATGGAAGGCCTTCTAGGAACTCTAGTTCAGCTTTTAGGATCAGATGATATTAATGTTGTGACTTGTGCTGCTGGCATCCTTTCTAACCTTACCTGCAACAACTACAAGAACAAGATGATGGTGTGCCAGGTTGGTGGCATCGAGGCTCTCGTGCGCACAGTTCTCCGGGCTGGAGACAGGGAAGACATCACGGAACCCGCAATCTGTGCGCTCCGTCACCTCACCAGCAGACACCAAGAGGCAGAGATGGCTCAAAATGCAGTTCGCCTCCATTATGGACTCCCAGTGGTGGTAAAGCTGTTGCATCCACCCTCACACTGGCCTTTGATCAAG GCTACTGTTGGCTTGATCCGCAACCTGGCTCTGTGTCCTGCAAACCATGCCCCGCTGCGTGAACAAGGTGCTATTCCAAGGCTAGTGCAGTTGCTGGTTAGAGCACACCAGGATACCCAGCGACGCACTTCCATGGGTGGGACACAACAGCAGTTTGTG GAGGGTGTGCGCATGGAAGAAATCGTCGAGGGTTGCACTGGAGCCCTGCACATTCTTGCACGTGATGTTCATAATCGAATCGTAATCAGGGGTCTAAATACCATTCCACTGTTTGTGCAG TTGTTGTACTCTCCCATCGAGAATATCCAGAGAGTAGCTGCTGGTGTGCTTTGTGAACTGGCTCAAGACAAGGAGGCAGCTGAAGCAATCGAAGCTGAAGGTGCAACTGCTCCTTTAACAGAACTGCTTCATTCTAGGAATGAGGGTGTTG CAACCTAcgcagctgcagtgctgttcAGAATGTCTGAGGACAAACCACAGGACTATAAGAAGCGACTTTCGGTTGAATTGACAAGCTCCCTGTTCCGGACCGAGCCAATGGCTTGGAATGAG ACAGCGGATCTCGGACTGGATATTGGTGCCCAGGGAGAGCCTCTTGGATACCGCCCAGATG ctgTATCATCTGAGTGA